The segment agcagtgtcagtaataatgtatagggcaacggggccagagtcaggcacactcaaaatttcttttgaaattttctagtttaatttttaatagTCTTTTCAATGATTTAGAACAACTGAACCAAAAGGCACATTTTgttgaaaaactgtaaaaataacaaataacaccatattagtttttttaaaatcatatttagtTGCAATCATGTCTTAATTTGGCATGTTTTAGGAGATAATCTCAACatttacttttacataaataatttCCTCAAAGGAGaatcaaaggagaaaaaaaaaaaaaaaaaaaaactagtctttgtttctattttagtACTAGTCTTATTTTGTCATAGACCACACTCATCACCAGTGTACTGTAGGTTTGTAGTTGGCACAGAAGCAGGGTGAACATGAGTGATCCtcaatcagaaaaaaagtcagggaCAGGAGGAAGTTTATAGAAAACATGAGCATCTCTAGAGATTATCAGAGAAGTATCAGTAAATGACAAGTTTGCAGCACATTATactgaataaacaaaataatagcAGAGTCACACTTTCCATTCACAGTCAGTAATGTAATTGATTGTGTCAACTCATGCCAGAGTCGTTAATCCTGCTAGTTTAGAGTTAAATTCCACAAGAACCTCCTACGTCTTTGTTCCCCTGCGTCAGAAACTGGTCTCCAATAAAGAAAACACGAGAGGGCTCAGAGTACCAGCATTTCTTCCAGGTCCAGTTCATACCATTGTGTACTGACTGTATGGAGACAAAAACTCTCCAGAGTTTCTCCAAAAGCTGGTAGATTTTTCTCCATCTTCTGAAACATCTTAATGAATAATCCCTTTTAAAAACGTGTGCGTGACTTTGTTTCCGATATGAAACAAAGTCCAGTTTGAAAGGATAACCACATTTCTTGTAATTATCTTCCAACATGGACATTTTGAAAATGCATCCAGCCTTTCTAAATACAGATCAACTACATGATTATCcaacagtgtttttgtcttaAATAGTCTTCTGTTAAAGTGCAAAGTGTCTGCTTTGCAAtacatagaaaaacaacaacagtagaACGTTACATGGAGAACGAGAGTATAAATAATGGCAACCCATGTATATTACtagcagaaacacacataataTACAGTGGTGTCAGTGTAGATCTGTTCAGTGATGTTAGATGTAAaagtgaaaagtttttttttttttagaaagctATCTGCATCCAAGCCAGTTTTGGAGACAAGATGGTTCCTGAGCAGCTTGCATGTTGTATCTGAacacaaaatactaaaaacattACAGAAATCAACCTTTTTGTCCTTGTGTTATCAAAACTTTTGATACGTTGAGGTTTAAAAACAATCAGTTGTTTACAGCGTCCAGGATTGCCTCTAGAAGAGGCGCCATGTCACACAACCCTGTCTAAAAGACAAAAGTCATGAACAGGGTTGCCCTACCTAATGTACCGGACACAGCTTATTTCCACCCCGGCTGTGCTTCGAGGTCATCTCAGCTAGCTGGTTCAGGATTCTGTGACTCCTTGTGTATCGCGGCTGCTCGCAACCGTTCCCTGCCCTGCTGGAGTGTGTACTCACTGGGCCCAAGCCGGATAATTTTCCCGCTACCAAGACACTCGTCTCCTTTGTAGAGCACAGCAAACTGGGGGAGGAATGGAAAGAAGGGCATACATACACTTATACTCCTAGACTGAGAAAAGAACAGTACAAGCCTATGCAATAACACTTTACTGTTACCTGTCCAGGTGTCAGAGCTCTGACTGGCTGAGAGAGTGAGATCCACACAGAGCCGTTCATGTTCAGTGTCACCGTACAGGGAACTGGCAAAGCACAgaaaagtgttattttcttGTTCAGTAAATAGTCTCTGTATTTCATTCATGTGCAGGCACTGATAACAGCAAACTCACCTAGCGGCATCTGGTGCATGAAACGGAAATGACACTCCATCATCTGGGTTCTGACTAGTTCAGGAGGAGGGTCGTCTGTTACCCAGTGGAAGCGGTCTGTCCCGATGGTGTCGCAGAAAAGAGCCGGGTGATTTGTAGTTGGAGCCTGATCCGTGAGAAATTTAAGGAATGAAGAAACAGCACAAATTCATCAAGTTTCAAACAGTGCTGCATGCATCACTGCACATGAAAAAAAGTCAACGTAAATCCTAAACATTATAATATGGCAATTACGTTATATTTGAATGCAGCAGTAAATAGAGCTTcagaacaaaaaataatcacaacatACACAGAGAGACATGAGAAACATGCTGAGACATGACAGAAGGAAGATGCTTCCACTTTAACAGAAACAGACTCTCACCACAAACACATCTCCAGTAGTGATGTCTTTGTCCACCACAAACCAAGCGTTCCTCTGCCCTCCTATCCTTGCCCTTTGGCCCAGCGTCAAAGTGAACCAGCCTGAATGTATGGAGACAAACAGGACAGAATGTACAATGAGTTGTTTTAAGGGTCACTTAGTTTGAAACACAGATTTAGAGGACAAAGACGAGGAGAAGAGTGAATGGTAAAGCAGAAAACAGTGAGCCATTACATTACCTTTGTGTGTTCCCATGACAGCCCCGTCCTCAATGGAGACAAAGTTCCCTGGTTTAGGTTCAAGAtactgaaaacagatgaaaaaaaaaaaaaaaaaaaaacaacataagttTCCGTCTATCTATTAATAACtgatagtttaaaaaatacagacaaaaaaaaaagaaaataaaccaaatcTGCCAAATTATGTGAAGCAGATACTTCAAGTTTGAATTCTTACTtccaaaataaagttttcaaaGTTTCTCTCTCCGATGAAGCAGATGCCCATGCTCTGGaaaaaacattaacagtttACTGTTAGCATACAAGGcaattaaaaagtttttttgttttttattattgtgtgtgtatacctctttcctcttcagcacaTGGTGAAAGCCTGCCTCAGCAGCTATCTTTTTGACAAACTCTTTGGTGAGTCCGGCCAGTGGGAAGATGGTTTGTCGTAAGGCATCCTGGGAGATCTGACTGAGGAAGAAGGTTTGGTCTTTGAGGTGATCTGCTGCTTTGCACAACTTCACCGCTGgacacggaaaaaaaaaaaagattgtcaAGACAGTCTGAGGGTCTGATGAAATGTAGGCTTGAGTGGGGAGTCGAACTCACGATTCCTAATCTCGAATCGATCTCTGAAGAGCGTGGTAGGCGGGGCCATGTGCGTCTGTTGGAAAACCTCGTCGTCTTCCTGTGACGTCCTGGCATAGTGGCCTGTTGCCATGGCATCGGCACCTTTGTCAGCAACAGCACAACATTAATCAAAAGTCATATTTAACACGACTTTTGTATTGTGTGCTGCTCAAAAGATAAAGCGACATTAAGACGGGTTTACACAAGCATATGACCGCATTATGATTACATACCCAAAGTGTTGACAGCATACTTGTGGAAATAGTTGAATTTGATGTGCTTGTTGCATAAAATATCTGGATTTGGCGTCCTGCCCTTTTCGTATTCCTTTAAAAGATTACTGAAAGGGGTGAAAGACAGACGAGgttataaaatgaaaacatgtttatggtTTATGCACACCAGTTACAAATACCTGAACACTTCGTGCCAGTACTCTTTGACATAGGACACTTGGTGGAAGGGGATGTCGAGGGTCTGACAAACTCTGTAGGCGTCCTCGCAGTCTTTCTCTGAGGTGCACGTCCCACTCTCATCCAGGGAGTCCCAGTTCTTCATAAAAACTCCAGTTACACTATAGCCTTCACGGGGAGGAGACAAAAATAAGAGGCAGAGCATCTATTATGTTATAATATTTTTGAAATAGTCGgacaaacacaggtgtttccaatgatggTAATTAAGGTTCAGctccatttagtgcagcagagtgagacaacatgcagcacagcagcagcctgactctgtctgagctgaatggaactgagccttaattagtatcattgataACACCTGTGTCAGGTTCAGGTGtgcgtttctgtgtgtgtgtgtgtgtgcgtgtgtgtgtgtgtgtgtggtcgcgctctctcacctctcctcttcaGTAATAACGCTGCGACAGAGCTGTCAACGCCGCCAGACATGGCGCACACGACGTGTCTGATGAAACCCATCGTTTTAAACTACACTCCCTCttataaaagtttattttttattgagtaactaagaagaagaagaagaagttagcTAACTGCTCTCAGCTGCCATGTTTGCGGCCCGTTTAATAAAACCTCCGACTAGAACCACGTTTCAAAGTGGAACCAATGTGCTGGAGGGAGCCGCAAAAATAGTAACACTACACACAGCGTTGCCCGTCGCTCTTTAAAGTAActggaaaacacaaactaaaactaaGGTTAGTGGGAAATAAGCCTAGCACACTAAACATATATGTGTGGATATGCATATGCGTATTAACTTTTAGtctcttttatttaaagcagGATTTGTTCACTGACTTTTCATAAATCTGTGTGCATGGACTGCTCACGTCCATTATCAGCATATTTATTATACGTTTCTATATTATAGCTAGATATGGAATAGTATTTTGCACAGGAAATGTAGTTTGGGTAGTGTTCAGTGCAGATGTGACATTcaataacaatatataaaaataactaataatgaATATagtacttatttttatttttattttttttgctgctgtcagactttacaacacctgcaccacctgatcatgttgtagtctcctgttcatgtctcattgcaatttttttttctattttatttcatttataccttgcagttattatttatatcatggtcactactcttgcaataatattattatttgtatcatggtcactttcactatatttatatttatttatatacacaatatttcttacactatggtcaccttacactacaatactctttttatatatcatgccacttttatcgtcagtacttgtctgttttgaaggttgattgtatttcgtgtttattgtgaaGGTTATAggtatttctgtctgtttattgtggtttttttttttttttgtcttttttgccttttctacttttttctaattctgtagtgtacactacacttcctctgctgctgtaacaagtaaattccCCCGTGGTggaatgaataaagtatatctaatctaatcctATACAGACCATTCATTTATGAAATGCATATTTCTATCAGTTTCAAATGGTGGCTACGCAAAATGGATTCCTAATATTAAATAGCGTGTTTCCGTCACAGATGGGTGAGATGTCTGCAGACGCCGTCACCCTGGATCTGCTGAGAGAAGCCAGGGAGACGGTGAGAAGCAGCCCACTGGGTGTCATCAACACTCCCATGATCCCCTGGTGCCAGACAACCCTGCCTCTCAACATCCACTGCAACGTCCACGTCAAACTGGAGAACATGCAGAGAACCGGTCAGAGGAAACTGCTTTgattcacatcacacacacaaaaaaagcagcttgCTTTCCTCGTCACTTAAGAGTTACGTTTCATTGACAGGGTCGTTCAAGATCAGAGGAGTGGCTAATCAGTTTGCCAGGAGACCAAAGGGTGGTCATTTTGTTACCATGTCCGCCGGCAACTATGGGAAGTCTTTTGCGTACGCCTCAAAACACTACGGGTCAAAGGGCAAGGTGGTGATGCCGGAAACTGCCCCAGTGTCCAGATCCATCCTCATACAGGTCAGA is part of the Larimichthys crocea isolate SSNF chromosome XX, L_crocea_2.0, whole genome shotgun sequence genome and harbors:
- the trmu gene encoding mitochondrial tRNA-specific 2-thiouridylase 1 — translated: MGFIRHVVCAMSGGVDSSVAALLLKRRGYSVTGVFMKNWDSLDESGTCTSEKDCEDAYRVCQTLDIPFHQVSYVKEYWHEVFSNLLKEYEKGRTPNPDILCNKHIKFNYFHKYAVNTLGADAMATGHYARTSQEDDEVFQQTHMAPPTTLFRDRFEIRNPVKLCKAADHLKDQTFFLSQISQDALRQTIFPLAGLTKEFVKKIAAEAGFHHVLKRKESMGICFIGERNFENFILEYLEPKPGNFVSIEDGAVMGTHKGWFTLTLGQRARIGGQRNAWFVVDKDITTGDVFVAPTTNHPALFCDTIGTDRFHWVTDDPPPELVRTQMMECHFRFMHQMPLVPCTVTLNMNGSVWISLSQPVRALTPGQFAVLYKGDECLGSGKIIRLGPSEYTLQQGRERLRAAAIHKESQNPEPAS